The following are from one region of the Salmo trutta chromosome 22, fSalTru1.1, whole genome shotgun sequence genome:
- the ttc14 gene encoding tetratricopeptide repeat protein 14 isoform X2, with amino-acid sequence MDRDLLRQTLSHHGQSLFTHLKCEQSENPDFKAIELDLSKASYQRKYGGEDNALVEQFIARKADILFAPSWKSSATVEDVLEEGEEPYAIMPPLEQFMVVSFEERRNLLYRDMERGDIVIGRINSIRDFGFFVTLICMAGGLERDIEDLELTALCPLRDVPSNGNHDDPLSYYQINDLIRAGVKDIDRYHEKITISLQPSSRAPNLMSLKLGVFSRDDLPLQYSRSVRVANDNTETYERVLEDTIGYSNPSNVEYLLGKIGISDTQPPSLMRGLQSKHFLEEDFATIIRKKQSASWALKCVRVGVDHFKSGRHVEAMNEYNKALNIDTNNVEALVARGALYANKGSLLKAITDFELALESCPTHRNAKKYLCQTLVERGGQLEEEEKLVTAEGLYRKALALEDSFPDAKEALRKIELLIQKSLKLREEAAAKEAEKAKNVETSAEKLRKILKEEKR; translated from the exons ATGGATAGAGATTTACTGAGGCAGACTTTGTCTCACCATGGACAAAGCCTGTTTACCCATCTCAAATGTGAACAAAGTGAAAATCCAGATTTCAAAGCTATTGAACTGGACTTGTCCAAGGCCAGCTATCAAAG AAAATATGGAGGGGAGGACAATGCTTTAGTGGAGCAGTTCATTGCTAGAAAAGCAGACATCCTATTTGCACCATCATGGAAATCCAGTGCAAcagtggaggatgtgttggaGGAAGGAGAAG AGCCCTACGCCATCATGCCCCCTCTGGAGCAGTTCATGGTGGTGTCATTTGAGGAGCGGAGGAATCTGTTGTACAGGGACATGGAGCGAGGGGACATTGTGATAGGCAGGATCAACTCCATCAGGGATTTTGGCTTCTTTGTAACACTCATCTGCATGGCAGGTGgactagagagagacatagaggatCTGGAGCTCACG gCCCTATGTCCCCTTAGAGATGTACCTTCCAATGGCAATCATGACGATCCGCTATCGTACTATCAGATTAACGATTTAATAAGAG CTGGAGTGAAGGATATTGACCGATACCATGAGAAGATAACCATTTCACTTCAGCCCTCCTCCCGCGCCCCAAACCTGATGAGCCTAAAGCTCGGAGTGTTTAGTAGAGATGATCTTCCACTTCAATACAG TCGCAGTGTGAGGGTTGCCAACGACAACACTGAAACCTATGAGAGGGTTTTAGAGGATACTATTGGATACTCCAACCCATCTAATGTGGAGTATCTCCTGGGGAAGATTGGGATCAGTGACACACAGCCTCCCTCACTCATGAGAGGGCTACAGAG CAAACATTTCCTTGAGGAGGACTTTGCAACAATTATCCGAAAGAAGCAGTCTGCGTCCTGGGCTCTTAAATG TGTGAGGGTTGGTGTGGACCACTTCAAGTCTGGTCGCCACGTCGAAGCAATGAATGAATATAATAAGGCCTTAAATATTGACACTAACAATGTGGAAGCCCTTGTGGCACGTGGTGCACT GTATGCCAACAAAGGGAGTTTGCTGAAGGCAATAACAGACTTTGAGCTGGCATTGGAAAGCTGCCCAACCCACAGAAATGCTAAGAAATACTTATGCCAGACCCTGGTGGAGCGAGGTGGCCA actggaggaggaagagaagttAGTTACAGCTGAGGGCCTCTACAGAAAAGCTCTGGCCTTAGAAGACTCCTTCCCGGATGCCAAGGAAGCATTGAGGAAAATAGAGCTACTTATCCAG AAATCCCTCAAACTGAGAGAAGAGGCAGCAGCAAAGGAAGCGGAAAAAGCTAAGAATGTGGAGACGAGTGCAGAAAAATTGCGTAAGATCTTAAAAGAAGAAAAAAGGTAA
- the ttc14 gene encoding tetratricopeptide repeat protein 14 isoform X1 yields MDRDLLRQTLSHHGQSLFTHLKCEQSENPDFKAIELDLSKASYQRKYGGEDNALVEQFIARKADILFAPSWKSSATVEDVLEEGEEPYAIMPPLEQFMVVSFEERRNLLYRDMERGDIVIGRINSIRDFGFFVTLICMAGGLERDIEDLELTALCPLRDVPSNGNHDDPLSYYQINDLIRAGVKDIDRYHEKITISLQPSSRAPNLMSLKLGVFSRDDLPLQYSRSVRVANDNTETYERVLEDTIGYSNPSNVEYLLGKIGISDTQPPSLMRGLQSKHFLEEDFATIIRKKQSASWALKCVRVGVDHFKSGRHVEAMNEYNKALNIDTNNVEALVARGALYANKGSLLKAITDFELALESCPTHRNAKKYLCQTLVERGGQLEEEEKLVTAEGLYRKALALEDSFPDAKEALRKIELLIQKSLKLREEAAAKEAEKAKNVETSAEKLRKILKEEKRMKKKRKISSSSSTSLSSTSSSDHSSSWRRTSKKKKSKHRRSSRGEKRKRRVSSRDNRSVSEEWYPAPPNTTTTSFLDQKCSLVRLFEGPERTEEHSQPHSKGRHRSHHSLSLVSTDAPDNSRGRFEDDPGDSSPHQAESSQGKGVRDDKTSDEVNEREAYRGHWKSQGQEDQSIPQEVLSSLEKAKLRRMSSSASSEHSCKSDRYANDLASQSHIFSHRRSYSGRYGSTEEGDEKNKATRRSDGRDNSAKLTDASLNGKGSAGGNKALSTNLLDIFSQIAQFEKEKCFKPKK; encoded by the exons ATGGATAGAGATTTACTGAGGCAGACTTTGTCTCACCATGGACAAAGCCTGTTTACCCATCTCAAATGTGAACAAAGTGAAAATCCAGATTTCAAAGCTATTGAACTGGACTTGTCCAAGGCCAGCTATCAAAG AAAATATGGAGGGGAGGACAATGCTTTAGTGGAGCAGTTCATTGCTAGAAAAGCAGACATCCTATTTGCACCATCATGGAAATCCAGTGCAAcagtggaggatgtgttggaGGAAGGAGAAG AGCCCTACGCCATCATGCCCCCTCTGGAGCAGTTCATGGTGGTGTCATTTGAGGAGCGGAGGAATCTGTTGTACAGGGACATGGAGCGAGGGGACATTGTGATAGGCAGGATCAACTCCATCAGGGATTTTGGCTTCTTTGTAACACTCATCTGCATGGCAGGTGgactagagagagacatagaggatCTGGAGCTCACG gCCCTATGTCCCCTTAGAGATGTACCTTCCAATGGCAATCATGACGATCCGCTATCGTACTATCAGATTAACGATTTAATAAGAG CTGGAGTGAAGGATATTGACCGATACCATGAGAAGATAACCATTTCACTTCAGCCCTCCTCCCGCGCCCCAAACCTGATGAGCCTAAAGCTCGGAGTGTTTAGTAGAGATGATCTTCCACTTCAATACAG TCGCAGTGTGAGGGTTGCCAACGACAACACTGAAACCTATGAGAGGGTTTTAGAGGATACTATTGGATACTCCAACCCATCTAATGTGGAGTATCTCCTGGGGAAGATTGGGATCAGTGACACACAGCCTCCCTCACTCATGAGAGGGCTACAGAG CAAACATTTCCTTGAGGAGGACTTTGCAACAATTATCCGAAAGAAGCAGTCTGCGTCCTGGGCTCTTAAATG TGTGAGGGTTGGTGTGGACCACTTCAAGTCTGGTCGCCACGTCGAAGCAATGAATGAATATAATAAGGCCTTAAATATTGACACTAACAATGTGGAAGCCCTTGTGGCACGTGGTGCACT GTATGCCAACAAAGGGAGTTTGCTGAAGGCAATAACAGACTTTGAGCTGGCATTGGAAAGCTGCCCAACCCACAGAAATGCTAAGAAATACTTATGCCAGACCCTGGTGGAGCGAGGTGGCCA actggaggaggaagagaagttAGTTACAGCTGAGGGCCTCTACAGAAAAGCTCTGGCCTTAGAAGACTCCTTCCCGGATGCCAAGGAAGCATTGAGGAAAATAGAGCTACTTATCCAG AAATCCCTCAAACTGAGAGAAGAGGCAGCAGCAAAGGAAGCGGAAAAAGCTAAGAATGTGGAGACGAGTGCAGAAAAATTGCGTAAGATCTTAAAAGAAGAAAAAAG AATGAAAAAGAAACGGAAGATATCTTCCTCTTCATCAACGTCATTGTCTTCCACCTCTTCGTCCGACCACTCCTCCTCATGGCGCAGGACGTCAAAGAAAAAGAAGAGCAAACACAGACGGTCATCTCGAGGGGAGAAACGCAAGCGGAGGGTTTCATCCAGGGACAACAGAAGTGTGTCTGAGGAATGGTACCCTGCCCcacccaacaccaccaccacctccttccTGGATCAGAAATGTAGCTTGGTCAGGCTGTTTGAGGGGCCAGAGAGGACGGAAGAGCATAGTCAGCCCCACAGCAAAGGCAGGCACCGCTCGCATCACTCTTTATCATTAGTGTCCACAGATGCTCCGGACAACAGCAGAGGTAGGTTTGAAGATGACCCTGGTGACAGCTCTCCTCATCAAGCTGAGAGCAGCCAGGGGAAAGGGGTCCGTGATGACAAGACCAGTGATGAGGTGAATGAGAGGGAAGCCTACAGGGGGCATTGGAAGAGCCAGGGCCAGGAGGATCAAAGTATCCCACAAGAAGTTCTCAGCTCATTGGAGAAAGCCAAACTCAGAAGAATGTCCTCATCTGCCAGCTCAGAGCATTCCTGCAAATCTGACCGGTACGCCAACGACCTCGCGTCACAGTCCCACATATTCAGTCACAGACGATCATATAGTGGTAGGTATGGTAGCACAGAAGAAGGAGATGAGAAAAATAAGGCCACCCGAAGGTCTGATGGCAGGGATAACAGTGCAAAATTGACTGATGCCTCTCTGAATGGTAAGGGATCTGCAGGAGGAAATAAAGCGCTGTCAACTAATCTCCTAGATATCTTCAGTCAAATAGCTCAGTTTGAGAAGGAGAAATGCTTCAAGCCGAAAAAGTGA